The proteins below come from a single Pleuronectes platessa chromosome 3, fPlePla1.1, whole genome shotgun sequence genomic window:
- the mcoln1a gene encoding mucolipin-1a has translation MAATGLQDSPEKKSLSSSVKRYGSTDSSGEHEHQSNSHANNHQFLAARAGHWVGAGEGEEALRRKLKYFFMSPCDKYHAKGRKPFKLGLQLLKIIIVTAQLVLFGLSNQVVVTFKEENTMTFKHLFLKDYDESSDDSFAAYTQRDVYEHISFAVEQYLALPETTVGRYAYVYGVGVNGSALSLCQQYYKKGSIDPANDTFIIDPHISTNCVGVNPLSVPPSSLSSNYKNFTLKFHKLINVTIEFQLKAINIQTIINNEIPDCYTFYITIVLDNKAHSGKVKIRLENHASIKECKEPSVSGQAENYSRVAFDVVVALVCMVSLLLCGRSILRGITLQQEFVEFFKERLDRKVCWADRLEFINGWYILLIISDILTITGSVIKVGIEAKNMSSYDLCGILLGTSTLLVWVGVIRYLTFFQKYNILIITLRVALPNVIRFCLCVAVIYLGYCFCGWIVLGPYHVKFRSLSMVSECLFSLINGDDMFVTFAGMQESSTLVWLFSQVYLYTFISLFIYMVLSLFIALITGAYETIKHQTQEPIHITDLQAFIAECTDAPSSGKFRGLETSPCSFFCCCDRTTTYEDALLVN, from the exons agaaaaaaagccTGTCCTCCTCGGTGAAGCGCTATGGCTCCACGGACAGCAGCGGCGAGCATGAGCATCAGAGCAACAGTCATGCCAACAACCATCAGTTCCTCGCGGCGAGAGCGGGTCATTGGGTCGGGGcaggtgagggagaggaggcccTACGCAGGAAGCTGAAATACTTCTTCATGAGTCCTTGTGATAAATATCACGCCAAGGGCCGCAAGCCATTTAAGCTGGGCCTGCAGCTGCTCAAGATCATCATTGTCACAGCTCAG TTGGTGCTATTTGGCCTCAGTAACCAGGTGGTGGTGACCTTCAAGGAGGAGAACACGATGACCTTCAAGCATCTCTTCCTCAAAGACTACGATGAGTCCTCAGATGACTCCTTTGCGGCTTACACGCAGCGCGATGTCTATGAGCACATCTCCTTTGCCGTGGAGCAG TATCTGGCCTTACCAGAGACCACAGTGGGACGCTACGCATACGTGTACGGTGTTGGCGTGAATGGCAGCGCACTCTCCCTCTGCCAGCAGTACTACAAGAAGGGAAGCATCGACCCAGCCAACGACACCTTTATTATAGACCCACACATCTCCACAA ACTGTGTAGGTGTGAACCCTCTGTCCGTGCCCCCGTCTTCGCTCAGCAGCAACTACAAGAACTTCACGCTCAAGTTCCACAA GCTCATTAATGTCACAATAGAGTTCCAGTTGAAGGCAATCAATATACAGACCATCATCAACAACGAGATCCCAGACTGCTACACCTTTTACATAACG ATTGTTCTGGACAACAAGGCGCACAGCGGCAAGGTGAAGATCCGGTTAGAAAATCACGCATCGATTAAGGAGTGTAAAGAACCGAGCGTGTCTGGACAGG CTGAGAACTACTCTCGTGTAGCTTTTGACGTCGTGGTGGCTCTGGTGTGCATGGTGTCCCTGCTTCTCTGCGGGCGCTCCATACTGCGAGGCATCACTCTGCAGCAG gagTTTGTGGAGTTCTTTAAAGAGCGTCTGGATCGTAAAGTGTGCTGGGCAGACCGGCTGGAGTTCATAAACGGCTGGtacatcctcctcatcatcagtgaCATCCTCACAATCACTGGGAGTGTCATCAAAGTTGGTATTGAGGCTAAG AATATGTCCTCCTATGACCTCTGTGGCATCTTGTTAGGGACCTCCACCCTCCTGGTGTGGGTGGGAGTAATTCGCTACCTCACGTTCTTCCAGAAATACAAT ATTCTGATCATCACACTTCGAGTTGCGTTGCCCAACGTGATTCGGTTCTGCCTCTGTGTGGCCGTCATCTATCTGGGCTACTGCTTCTGTGGCTGGATCGTCCTGGGACCGTACCATGTCAAG TTCCGCTCCCTGTCCATGGTGTCGGAGTGCCTGTTCTCCCTTATCAACGGGGACGACATGTTTGTGACGTTTGCAGGGATGCAGGAGAGCAGCACTCTGGTGTGGCTGTTCAGCCAAGTCTACCTGTACACCTTCATCTCGCTCTTCATCTACATGGTGCTTTCGCTGTTCATTGCTCTCATCACAGGAGCCTACGAGACAATTAAG CACCAAACCCAAGAACCCATCCACATCACGGACCTACAGGCTTTCATAGCAGAGTGCACAGACGCACCGAGCTCAGGGAAGTTCAGGGGTCTGGAAACCTCACCGTGctccttcttctgctgctgcgacag AACAACGACATATGAAGACGCCCTGCTGGTGAACTGA